TATCGTACAACATCGTTCGCGAAGCATTTGAGTAATCCGTCACATGAACTTTGCCGCCGGTCAATTTCCAAATCAGCCAAGTATCAATGGTTCCGAACAACAATTCCCCCCGGGCCGCTTTTTCACGGGCGCCCTGGCAATGATCCAGAATCCATTTCACTTTGGTACCTGAAAAGTAAGCATCTAAGACCAACCCTGTTTTTTGCCGGATGCTTTTATCCCAACCCTTTGCTTTTAGATCTTCCACGATCTCCGTAGTACGCCGGCATTGCCAGACTATGGCAGGATGGATTGGCTTCCCGGTAAACTTATCCCAGACAACAGTGGTCTCTCGTTGATTGGTAATGCCTATCCCAGCTATGTCCTCCGGAGATATACTGGTTTTAGCCAGCAATTCGGCAATGACACCATACTGGGTACTCCAGATTTCTTCTGCGTCATGTTCTACCCAGCCGGGCTTAGGATAAAATTGCCTGAACTCCTTTTGGGCAACCCCAATAACATCACTAGAGTGATTGAACAATATCGCCCGGCAGCTCGTCGTCCCTTGATCTAAGGCTAAAATGTATTGATTGGACAAACTTTTCCCCTCCCCTTCCACAGTTTTGCTTAGAAAACCTCGCCACGGATGGCATTAAAAAGAGCAAACAGCCAAAATCATGGCTGCTCATTCCCCGTCTGCAATATTCTCCATCTGTCAATCAGCCAGCCTCCGCTTGCCGGTTTGGATATATAAAAGCGTCTCTGCAACATTGACAATATGGTCTCCCATGCGTTCAATTGTACGGGCAATCACCAGAAAAATTCCCAGTTGCCCCTCATTAAACCGTGGGCTCCCTTTTAACAGGGCCTCCTTAAATTCAGCATAGGCTTCATCTAAAACATCATCCTCATCTGCCAAATCCCTGTCAATTTCTTTATTACCCTTTAAAATAGCCGTTGTGTACTCGATCATAAACAGTAATTGCTTAGCCATCTGCCGGATGTCTGCCGGCCAATCTTTCTCCGGCCTCAGCTCGCTCAGTTCAGCCAGATCACAGGCATAGTCGGCAGATCGTTCAAGCTCTTGAGCCATGCGCCGAAACCCTAACAGCCACCGCAAATCCTGGTCTCGAAGCTGCTGTAAGCTCATGATGTCATAACTTCGATCCACGATATTATCTCTTAATTGATCAATAACGTCATCTTGCCTTTCCCAATCCAGAACCGTCTCGCCCTTTTCCAGAGCTTCAATAGCTGCCTTTAAATGATTTTGTACTGCTTCGGCCAACTCTGCCGTCATCACACGCAGATTTAACAAAACCTTATCATACCCTGATTTGCGAAACATTCCTATTTATAACACCTCTTTCTCTATTCAGCATTGACGTTAAAATTCCTGCGTGTAAGCAACAGAAATAACGTTAGATTATTATATAAAGGGATATTACCAAAAGGAACCGCTTAATATTCTAAATTTTCTGTTAAATATTTATTTCCTCAATCGCCTTATCCTACTAGCTGAAGCAATTTTTTAGGCGCAAACGGTTTACTAAGTCAGGGACAGCCCGTAAGCTTTCAGGAAAATCCAAATCGGGTGTTTGATTTCTATCCCCGATCCATGCTGAATTTGAACCTGACACCCCCCGCATTCCGTGATTATGCTTTGGAATTCTCTATTAGTTACGCCGGCCTGAACACGCGCAAATAAAGGCCCGCCGATTTCCATGGCCAGCGGATATTTCTCCCGCTTATAGCCATAACTCCCCGATAAGCCGCAGCACTCTGAATCGAGATTGGTAACCTGTACTCCCGGAATTAAGCGCAATAAGCGCAGGGAAGGGATTCCAATACCTTGAGCCTTTAAATGGCAGGGAGCATGGTAACCAAGGGATACGGTAACCTCTTGAAAATCTTTTTTAAGTTCTCCTCTCTCATGCAGAAACCAAAGAAACTCGAATAAATCATAAGTCTGTTGACCTATAAGTTCCCCTCCGGGCACCCTGCTCTTTGGATACTCCTCCTTCAACGCTAAGCTGCAGCTGGTGCAGGATGTTATCACCGGAATTCCCGCCTGCAAATAAGGATTCAGCAAGGATAGGTTTTTTCTGACGTTCTTTCTGGCTCCTTCAAACTCTCCGTTGGCTTGAAGGGGCACCCCGCAACAGCCGAAAGCAGGTACGATCACGTCATACCCCTGGTGCTCCAAAACCCTTACGACCGCCAGACCCGTCAAACTGTCATTATACGTAACAAAACAACCGGGAAAATAGACAACCTGCTTGGAGTTAGCAGGACTCGTATTTTTCGTCGGTTTAAATTTGGGTTTATAGGCAGGTAAGGGAGCATAACGGCTGATGCCCAAGGCGTTTTCCAATCCCCCCCGCAGGAAAGACAGTTTTAGCATCTCATTGGTCAGATTCGGAAAAACCGTTCCTAACCGTCCCAAGTATTCTGCCCGACCTAAGATTCGGTCCCGGACTCGGCGGCGCCGGTCCTTTCCCCCTGTTTGCCCTTCCTGAAGGGCCATTTCCCTCGCTCTCAAAATCATATCCGTAATTCTTACCCCAGAGGGACAAGTAACTTCACACGTTTTACAATTAGAACAGTCCTTTAAATACCTGGTATACGTGGCTATGCCTTCCAGCCGGAATCGTTCTGCATCAGGCCCGAGACTTTTAGGTCCCGGAAAGGAAGGATACACGGCTGCAACAGGGCATAGGGCAGTACAGGCACTACACTTAATACATGCATCCAAACTACTGACTTTATCTTGTCCATCCATTTCAATCTGCATCCTTCCTACATTTTCTCCCCTGCAAACCATCCTGAAGCCAGAGCTACTCCTCCCCCGCAGTGCTCCATCCACGGGTCCCAATGAGCAAGCATTCGTCCAATGACGCGTACATTTTCCCAAATTAGTTCATGGGTCTTTAAATCCAGGGGACGGAGTTCATGATCAACTTCAACCCCCATACGAGCGTAAGGCTGTTCACCTAGAAACTCTGCCTTCGTCCACTCACCCCTTGGGACAAACAGGGGTAACCCAAACACCATCTCTTTGGCTTCTTGAGGGGTTACTTCTATGCCGCCGCCGAAAATTCCACCCGTTGCCAAGACAAATTTGCGGGCCCTAAACTCAGAATCTTTACCTTTACTCTGGACAAGAATCCTTTGACAACGCTTTCCCTGCCGTTCAACCTCTTTAACGCCTGCTCCTACGATCATCTCCCCGCCCAAAGCTTTAAATCGTTTCCTCAATGCTTGATAGAGTTCATAGCCGGCAAAGGACGGCGGAAAAGCCGTCATCTCCAGAACCGGAAACGGCAGTCTCTTTAATTCCTCTTGTAAGAGCATTGAAAATCCTGCAGAAAGTCCGGGGAAGATTATTACAATATTGCGGAGATCTGTGGTCGTGTTCTCTAATCTTTGCACCAGAGAATTAAACACATTTTTCAATGCCCGGGTTCCCGGGGCAGAGCACCAGTACCTGGCATAATCCATTCCTGTTATGGGTTTGCCAAGAGCATACCAGGCTTCAAAGGCTTCCAGACGAAATTGGTGTATGGTTAAGACACTTTGAGGATAAGTCTTTTCCAAATTGACTTTTATGACCTCCGGAAAAAAATCCTTCATCCCCTCCGGCACCATCAGCACCATTAGCTGGCCATCTTGTAAAACCCCGGCATTCAGTCCTTCAGGAATTAACCCTCCTTGTCTGGACGTTCCCAAGGGAGTGAGGGCGTATTGAACCTCACCCCTTTCCCCCCGGTAATCAGGAAATAGAGTTCGGAAATAATCCAAGGCCTTATTAAGAGCTGTTTCTCCCAATAAGGCATAAGGATGATTCTTTTGCTTAGTTAACAGCCCTGGGTTCCCTACATCAATTACCCCAGAGCTATAGATCAGACTTCCAACCCCTTCTGAGATTATTAATATTTCTTTGCCCCTTTCAGCGCCTCGAATTCCGGCCAAAAGACCTGCCAGACCCCCTCCGACGACAATGCCATCCCACATGGGAACTCCTCCTCAATTATCGCTGGTTTTCATTTAGTTGAAGGGTGCCTGCGTATATTGCTCTGGTTAACTCAGTTTCACGCAATTGCTGTCCCCATAATACCGGTCGTATTCCTTTCCAGCGCTGATTAATAAAACTTCGCAACTCGCCTTGTATAGGATCAAACTTTTGCTTCTCCAGTCTCAATAAAGGCAGCACTCGGTAGGTACAGAAAGCCCCCTGGCAAGTCCCCATTCCCAGGCGAGTCTTGCGCCGGATATCGGCCAAATGATGAGAATCCGGATCGGCGGCAACTTTTTCTATTTCCGCAGCACTCACCATTTCACACTCACATAGCATTTGGGCTTTACTGGGATCCCTTTTGATTTTTTCAATAACCTCTTTTGCATCATCTCCAAGCCTTTCCAGCATTTTTTCTGCAGCGGCAGAAGGCAAAATCCGCAAAGCTTGTTGTCGTAAATCTTTAGGTATTTCCGGCAGTAATGATTCCTGAGCTGTACGGCAAGGGACCTTATTGCCCAGCTTATCTGCCACCCAGTCGGACACTTTTTCTGCCATTAAGCGATAGGTCGTGAACTTTCCTCCGACAATGCTGATCAACCCTTGAACTCCATCCTGAGCTTCATGATCAATCAGGGCGAAGTTCCGGCTTACCTCCCGACCCGCTTCTGCAGACCCTGGCAGTTTACTATCATCCCGGTGAAGAGGCCTTACTCCTGCAAAGGCCCGGATGACTCTGTAATTTATGATATTAGGAAGAAGCATTCCACCCATACTCAACAACCTTTTAACCTCATCATCCTTAGGTTGATTATCTTGGGGTGAGTCAACAATTTCCGAAGTAGTGCCCAAGATGGTAATTGTCTCATGGGGGACAAAAATATCACCATCACTGGGCAGATGTAAGCGATTGATCACTCGCTGGAAGAGCCGATGATTGAAGGCCAGCAAGGTTCCCTTATCACAGATCACCTCTAAAGTAACACCGATAGAAGCCGCAATCTTTGCAGCCCAGGCACCGCTGGCATTGACTACCACTTCACTATGAAAAGCCACCTCTTCGCCATTGGTAAGATCTTTGGCCTTTACGCCAACAACCTTGCCGCTTTCCATAATAAGAGATTGAACTTGATGATAGGTTTTGTATTCACCGCCGTAATGCTTAGCGGATTTGGCATTAGCCCAAACCAGCTTAAAACCATCCACTGTTGCATCAGGCACCTCAAACACTCTGGACACACTCTTCAGCAAGGGTTCCTTGACGTAAGCCTCTGCAAGGGATAGTTCCCGTATAGGAATATTAGCCTTGCCGCATCCTTTAAGCCATTGTTCCACATAAAGGGAGTCATCCTCTTCCGACTGAACAAACCAACCTCCTGTATCCGCGATACAATGAGCGGCAATCTGTTTAAGAATGAGATTCTCGGCAATACATTCTGCCGCTGAAACAGAGTCTTTAACTGCATAGCGAGCGCCGCTGTGCAATAAACCATGGAAGCGTGAGCTGGTTCCATGGGCCAAGTCTCCTTGTTCCAGCAATAAAGCAGATATCCCCCTCATGCTTAAATCCCGCAAAATCCCTACTCCAGTTGCACCACCGCCAACAATCACAACCTGGTAATCTATCATACTGGCTCCCCCTTAATCCAGATCTTAGATTCTTAGTTAACATCATAAAGCCACTGGTGGAACCAAATACGCTTCCTCCAGTGGCTTCTCTTCTTCTCTCAGCCATTTCTATCAAATTTTAGGTCAAACGCAGCTTCCAGAGGTTTCTCCGGCTTGCTGTCACCGCTGTCAAACCATTATTTAGGGCCGTATGTACGTCCTCCGCTGTCCGCAGCAGTCCTCCTCCTAAAATACTTAAATCCGTGACCTTTAAGAACTCTTCGATGGCAAATTTCGGTACGGTGGCAGGTAATATTTCGATAGCATCCGGGGTTACCTTTTTAATGACTTTTAATCCCGTGCGAATGGCTTCTGAATCCACTAAAAACAACCTTTGTACCGTTAATAGATTGTTTTCTTTGGCATAGCGCAAAAGCTGCCATTTTACCGAAACAACTCCTTCAAGGCCTAAGCGTTTCAAGTAACGCATTCCTGCCTCATCTTTGCCGATGCCTTCAATTAAATCAACATGAGCGAGCAAGGATTTCTCAGGGTATCTGCTGCGGACTTTCAGAACCCCTTCTAAATCATTAATATCCCCGCCAATTAGAATCACTACGGAAACTCCGGGTATGTTTAAGACCTCCGTTAAATCCTCCAGATGCTTAACAGCAGGAACGATTCGGCTCTTTATTAAAGCTTCTTTAAAATTCATTTTACTGATCATGTCAACCTTCCACATCTGCTCCGGTAATGTTTCCCAGCAACTGTTTACCTGGCAATAAAACGTTCCGGATAATTGGTAATTACCATATCCGCTCCTGAGACGGCAACATGCTCCATCTCCCAATCCTCATTCACTGTGTAAGTATTAACGCCGATTCCCCGCAAATGACTTTCTCTAACTAATTCCGGAGTGACAAAGGCAAAATGAGGGTGTAAATGACTTGCCCCTAAGTTCTGAGCATAAAGCCAAGGGGCGACAAGTCCGCAGTCATAAAGCAATCCTGTTTGCAGGTGGGGGAAATCCTGAATAACTTCTAAGATGGTATGATGTTCAAAAGAAGAAATAATGCTTTGCTGAGTCACTTGGTACTTTTCTAATAAATCAACCACTCGACCAACAATGCCAGGATATTTGATCAAGCCTGTTTTAATTTCCACATTAAGTATGAGGGATCTGCCTTTCAGCATTTCCAGCAGCTCAGTGAAGGTGGGAATAGCAGCAAACATACCGAACTCCACCCCAAAGTTAAGCTGCTTGAGTTCCTTAAGTGAATAGTCTTTTATCCAGCCAACACCATCGCTGGTGCGATCAACTCGTTCGTCATGACAAATGACAATCTCTTTATCCCGCGTCAGCTGCACATCGAACTCAAATCCATCCACTCCAAATTCTAAGCCCTTGGCAAAGGAGGGCAACGTATTTTCAGGGGATGTACCGGCAGCTCCTCTATGGCCTAATATTTTCATGCTTTTCTCCTTAGGGCCTCAATCGTTAATCCGTCCTTTTCAACCATCTATACAACCCCATAACTATCATATCACTAGAACTAACCTTATTGTGCAGTCTCCAGATATTTTTATGGTTACATCATTGTCTGGGTATTGTCTCCTGAGTCTCCGGATCGAAAAAATGAGCAGCCCTCATATCTAAAGCAATTCTGTGAGTTTTCATCACTTTAGCTGTGCTGGAAGGCTCCATGCGTGCAATCATATTGACGCCGCTTAAAAAGAAGTAAACATAGTTCTCGGAGCCTACCGGTTCAACCACTTCAATCGTTACATCCAATGCCCAGTCCGGATGCTCCTCTATAAAGGACTCCTTATCATAAATAGCTTCGGGGCGAATCCCCATCACGATTTCTTTCGATATGTATGAAGCAAGCTCCTCTCGGCGCTCTTCAACGGAAGTCAAGCGGAAATCCGGTGTCTCTAAACAAAGAACCCCTTTTTCCTCCCTTACCTTTGCCTTCAGGAAGTTCATCGCCGGAGAGCCGATAAAACTGGCCACAAACATATTCTTCGGCTGGTTATATAAATTCATGGGGGTATCGACTTGCTGGATAAATCCTTCTTTCATGACGACGATTCTGTCCCCCATGGTCATAGCTTCTGTCTGATCATGGGTTACATAAATAAAGGTGGTTTTCAGACGATGACGGAGTTTAGCGATCTCGGCACGCATCTGAACCCTAAGCTTGGCATCCAAGTTTGAAAGGGGTTCATCTAAGAGGAATACTTTGGGTTCACGAACAATGGCTCGCCCCAAAGCAACCCTCTGCCGCTGTCCGCCCGAAAGTTCTTTAGGTTTTCGCTCTAACAAATGTTCAATCTCCAGAATTTTAGCCGCTTCTTTCACCCTTTGAACAATTTCTTTTTTAGGATATTTATTTAATTTTAAGCCAAAAGCCATGTTTTCAAAAACATTCATATGAGGGTATAAAGCATAGCTCTGAAAAACCATAGCTATATCCCGGTCTTTGGGAGCCAAATCGTTAACCAGTTTGCCATCGATCATGATTTCTCCGGAAGAAATCCCTTCTAAGCCTGCAATCATCCGCAGGGTTGTGGACTTTCCACATCCGGACGGGCCGACTAAAACAAGAAATTCTTTATCCTCAATTTCTAAGTTAAAATTATGAACCACCGTCGATTGCTCGAATTTCTTAACGACATTTCTCAGTACTAAGCCAGCCAATTCACAACCTCCTAACCTAAGCCCTTCTATTCAGCCGTATATGTAGTGCTACTACTCTGCCCGTTAAAAAGCCCAAAACATTCTAAAGAATAATGACCCCAAAGACAGGGGCGGCTACGCCCACAAGAGTGAACCCATTGCCGGGAGAGGCTGTAAGGCCTACAAAGCCGGCGCTGGGAAGCAGAGCTCCCGCGCCAGCAAGTTGACAAACCTCGGAATTCTGTTGCTGTTACTTGCCCAAAACCTTATCCAATGCTTCCTGGGCTTCCTTCTGAGCCTGCTGTAATGCCGTAGCTGCGGGTACATTTTCGATTTCAACTTTGTCGGCTGCCTTCTTCAAAGCATCCAGAATCTTTCCGCCTGTGGGATCAATAAATTCAGGAGAAGAGACCATGGCTTGTTCGAAAGGTACCAGGGCTTGAGGATTTTTAGCAGAATAATCTTTAAAAGCCTGAGATTCCATGGATGATTTTCGAACTCCGATATACCCTGTCTTCATGGACCAATCCGCTGAATTTTCTGTGCCCGTGAAAAACTTAATCCATTCAAAGGCTGCCTCTTTTTGTTCC
This Desulfosporosinus orientis DSM 765 DNA region includes the following protein-coding sequences:
- a CDS encoding phosphate signaling complex PhoU family protein; translated protein: MFRKSGYDKVLLNLRVMTAELAEAVQNHLKAAIEALEKGETVLDWERQDDVIDQLRDNIVDRSYDIMSLQQLRDQDLRWLLGFRRMAQELERSADYACDLAELSELRPEKDWPADIRQMAKQLLFMIEYTTAILKGNKEIDRDLADEDDVLDEAYAEFKEALLKGSPRFNEGQLGIFLVIARTIERMGDHIVNVAETLLYIQTGKRRLAD
- a CDS encoding anaerobic glycerol-3-phosphate dehydrogenase subunit C, with translation MQIEMDGQDKVSSLDACIKCSACTALCPVAAVYPSFPGPKSLGPDAERFRLEGIATYTRYLKDCSNCKTCEVTCPSGVRITDMILRAREMALQEGQTGGKDRRRRVRDRILGRAEYLGRLGTVFPNLTNEMLKLSFLRGGLENALGISRYAPLPAYKPKFKPTKNTSPANSKQVVYFPGCFVTYNDSLTGLAVVRVLEHQGYDVIVPAFGCCGVPLQANGEFEGARKNVRKNLSLLNPYLQAGIPVITSCTSCSLALKEEYPKSRVPGGELIGQQTYDLFEFLWFLHERGELKKDFQEVTVSLGYHAPCHLKAQGIGIPSLRLLRLIPGVQVTNLDSECCGLSGSYGYKREKYPLAMEIGGPLFARVQAGVTNREFQSIITECGGCQVQIQHGSGIEIKHPIWIFLKAYGLSLT
- the glpB gene encoding anaerobic glycerol-3-phosphate dehydrogenase subunit GlpB, with the protein product MWDGIVVGGGLAGLLAGIRGAERGKEILIISEGVGSLIYSSGVIDVGNPGLLTKQKNHPYALLGETALNKALDYFRTLFPDYRGERGEVQYALTPLGTSRQGGLIPEGLNAGVLQDGQLMVLMVPEGMKDFFPEVIKVNLEKTYPQSVLTIHQFRLEAFEAWYALGKPITGMDYARYWCSAPGTRALKNVFNSLVQRLENTTTDLRNIVIIFPGLSAGFSMLLQEELKRLPFPVLEMTAFPPSFAGYELYQALRKRFKALGGEMIVGAGVKEVERQGKRCQRILVQSKGKDSEFRARKFVLATGGIFGGGIEVTPQEAKEMVFGLPLFVPRGEWTKAEFLGEQPYARMGVEVDHELRPLDLKTHELIWENVRVIGRMLAHWDPWMEHCGGGVALASGWFAGEKM
- the glpA gene encoding anaerobic glycerol-3-phosphate dehydrogenase subunit GlpA; the protein is MIDYQVVIVGGGATGVGILRDLSMRGISALLLEQGDLAHGTSSRFHGLLHSGARYAVKDSVSAAECIAENLILKQIAAHCIADTGGWFVQSEEDDSLYVEQWLKGCGKANIPIRELSLAEAYVKEPLLKSVSRVFEVPDATVDGFKLVWANAKSAKHYGGEYKTYHQVQSLIMESGKVVGVKAKDLTNGEEVAFHSEVVVNASGAWAAKIAASIGVTLEVICDKGTLLAFNHRLFQRVINRLHLPSDGDIFVPHETITILGTTSEIVDSPQDNQPKDDEVKRLLSMGGMLLPNIINYRVIRAFAGVRPLHRDDSKLPGSAEAGREVSRNFALIDHEAQDGVQGLISIVGGKFTTYRLMAEKVSDWVADKLGNKVPCRTAQESLLPEIPKDLRQQALRILPSAAAEKMLERLGDDAKEVIEKIKRDPSKAQMLCECEMVSAAEIEKVAADPDSHHLADIRRKTRLGMGTCQGAFCTYRVLPLLRLEKQKFDPIQGELRSFINQRWKGIRPVLWGQQLRETELTRAIYAGTLQLNENQR
- a CDS encoding glycerol-3-phosphate responsive antiterminator, which translates into the protein MWKVDMISKMNFKEALIKSRIVPAVKHLEDLTEVLNIPGVSVVILIGGDINDLEGVLKVRSRYPEKSLLAHVDLIEGIGKDEAGMRYLKRLGLEGVVSVKWQLLRYAKENNLLTVQRLFLVDSEAIRTGLKVIKKVTPDAIEILPATVPKFAIEEFLKVTDLSILGGGLLRTAEDVHTALNNGLTAVTASRRNLWKLRLT
- a CDS encoding glycerophosphodiester phosphodiesterase yields the protein MKILGHRGAAGTSPENTLPSFAKGLEFGVDGFEFDVQLTRDKEIVICHDERVDRTSDGVGWIKDYSLKELKQLNFGVEFGMFAAIPTFTELLEMLKGRSLILNVEIKTGLIKYPGIVGRVVDLLEKYQVTQQSIISSFEHHTILEVIQDFPHLQTGLLYDCGLVAPWLYAQNLGASHLHPHFAFVTPELVRESHLRGIGVNTYTVNEDWEMEHVAVSGADMVITNYPERFIAR
- a CDS encoding ABC transporter ATP-binding protein; this translates as MAGLVLRNVVKKFEQSTVVHNFNLEIEDKEFLVLVGPSGCGKSTTLRMIAGLEGISSGEIMIDGKLVNDLAPKDRDIAMVFQSYALYPHMNVFENMAFGLKLNKYPKKEIVQRVKEAAKILEIEHLLERKPKELSGGQRQRVALGRAIVREPKVFLLDEPLSNLDAKLRVQMRAEIAKLRHRLKTTFIYVTHDQTEAMTMGDRIVVMKEGFIQQVDTPMNLYNQPKNMFVASFIGSPAMNFLKAKVREEKGVLCLETPDFRLTSVEERREELASYISKEIVMGIRPEAIYDKESFIEEHPDWALDVTIEVVEPVGSENYVYFFLSGVNMIARMEPSSTAKVMKTHRIALDMRAAHFFDPETQETIPRQ